Proteins co-encoded in one Bacillus paramycoides genomic window:
- a CDS encoding DeoR/GlpR family DNA-binding transcription regulator encodes MLTPERHQMILQLVKEQKVVKLQQLVERTESSESTIRRDLAQLEKQRLLKRVHGGAAVLTGKGQEPTMVEKSSKNIQIKQQIAKYAASIVEQGDCIYLDAGSTTFEMIPFLINKDVTVVTNGLMHIEALVENNIRAYLLGGMMKSRTKALIGAMAQESMQKYRFDKCFLGANGVHEQFGFTTPDPEEALLKQMALTLANEGYFLIDESKFSEVAFAKIANVEEANIITNHLEIDLEKYKRQTNVIEADKQ; translated from the coding sequence ATGTTAACTCCTGAACGTCATCAAATGATATTGCAACTTGTAAAAGAGCAGAAGGTTGTTAAATTACAACAATTAGTAGAAAGAACAGAAAGCTCTGAATCAACAATTCGTCGTGATTTAGCGCAATTGGAAAAACAAAGGTTATTAAAAAGAGTCCACGGTGGTGCAGCTGTTTTAACAGGAAAAGGACAGGAGCCGACGATGGTTGAAAAATCATCCAAAAACATTCAAATAAAACAACAAATTGCGAAGTATGCCGCTAGCATTGTTGAACAAGGTGATTGCATTTATTTAGATGCAGGAAGTACGACATTTGAAATGATTCCATTTTTAATAAATAAAGATGTTACTGTCGTTACGAATGGACTTATGCATATTGAAGCTTTAGTTGAAAATAATATTCGTGCATATTTACTAGGCGGAATGATGAAAAGTAGGACGAAAGCTTTAATTGGTGCTATGGCACAGGAAAGTATGCAAAAGTATCGCTTTGATAAATGTTTTTTAGGCGCAAATGGTGTACATGAACAGTTTGGTTTTACAACTCCAGATCCAGAAGAGGCATTATTAAAACAAATGGCATTAACATTAGCGAACGAAGGATATTTCTTAATTGATGAAAGTAAGTTTTCAGAAGTTGCGTTTGCGAAAATTGCCAATGTTGAAGAGGCAAATATTATTACAAACCATTTAGAAATTGATTTAGAAAAATATAAAAGACAAACCAATGTAATTGAGGCTGATAAACAATGA
- a CDS encoding iron-containing alcohol dehydrogenase: MQNFVFRNPTKLIFGKGQLEQLKTEIPQFGKKVLLVYGGGSIKRNGIYDNVISILKDINAEVFELTGVEPNPRVSTVKKGIQICKDNGVEFILAVGGGSVIDCTKAIAAGSKYDGDVWDIVTKKAFASEALPFGTVLTLAATGSEMNAGSVITNWETNEKYGWGSPVTFPQFSILDPVHTASVPKDQTIYGMVDIMSHVLEQYFHNGTNTELQDRYCESVLKTVIETAPKLLNDLGNYEHRETILYCGTMALNGILAMGVKGDWATHNIEHAVSAVHDIPHGGGLAILFPNWMKHVVDENVSRFKQFAIRVFDVETDGKTDREIALEGIEALRQFWTSIEAPVTLADYAIGENEIDVMADKAMAYGEFGNFKKLNKDDVLSIYKASL; the protein is encoded by the coding sequence ATGCAAAATTTTGTATTTCGTAATCCAACGAAACTTATTTTCGGTAAAGGGCAATTAGAACAGTTGAAAACTGAAATTCCACAGTTCGGTAAAAAAGTTCTTCTCGTATACGGGGGAGGCAGTATTAAAAGAAACGGTATTTATGATAATGTAATTTCTATTTTAAAAGATATAAATGCAGAAGTATTTGAATTGACAGGCGTTGAACCGAATCCTCGTGTATCGACTGTAAAGAAAGGAATTCAAATTTGTAAAGATAATGGTGTTGAATTTATTTTAGCAGTTGGTGGAGGAAGTGTAATTGACTGTACGAAGGCAATTGCTGCTGGTAGTAAGTACGATGGAGATGTGTGGGATATTGTAACGAAAAAAGCTTTTGCTAGTGAGGCATTACCATTTGGTACTGTACTTACGCTTGCAGCAACAGGATCTGAAATGAATGCTGGTTCTGTCATTACAAACTGGGAAACGAATGAAAAATATGGCTGGGGTAGTCCAGTTACTTTCCCGCAGTTTTCAATTTTAGATCCAGTTCATACTGCGTCTGTGCCGAAGGATCAAACAATTTACGGTATGGTAGATATTATGTCGCACGTATTAGAGCAATATTTCCACAACGGAACAAATACAGAACTACAAGATCGTTATTGTGAATCTGTTTTAAAAACAGTAATTGAAACGGCTCCTAAGCTTTTAAATGATTTAGGAAATTATGAGCATAGAGAAACCATTTTATATTGCGGTACTATGGCGTTAAACGGCATTTTAGCGATGGGAGTAAAAGGAGACTGGGCCACTCATAATATTGAGCATGCAGTTTCTGCGGTTCATGATATACCACATGGGGGTGGCTTGGCGATTTTATTCCCGAACTGGATGAAGCATGTTGTAGATGAAAATGTAAGTCGTTTTAAACAGTTTGCTATTCGTGTATTCGATGTAGAAACGGATGGAAAGACTGATCGAGAGATTGCGTTAGAAGGGATTGAGGCGTTACGTCAGTTTTGGACTTCAATTGAAGCGCCGGTAACATTAGCTGATTACGCTATTGGAGAAAACGAAATTGATGTAATGGCGGATAAAGCGATGGCTTATGGCGAATTTGGTAACTTTAAAAAATTAAATAAAGACGATGTTTTAAGCATATATAAAGCTTCCCTATAA
- a CDS encoding DUF420 domain-containing protein, with product MVDQSTNQKSYAPIVITLSVIVNAIILFLFFGPVGYEGELHFDVTILPMLNAIFNSFTFVFLLAALYSIIKKNVKMHRGFILAAFTTTLLFCVSYLSYHYLAPATHFGGEGFIKYVYFIILITHIILAAIIVPLALFALVFGFTNQLTRHRKIVRWTMPIWLYVSLSGVIVYLMISPYYQ from the coding sequence TTGGTGGATCAATCAACAAATCAGAAAAGCTATGCTCCTATTGTGATAACGCTTTCTGTAATTGTAAATGCGATTATTTTATTTTTGTTCTTTGGACCTGTTGGCTATGAAGGAGAATTACATTTTGATGTAACAATTTTACCAATGTTAAATGCAATTTTTAATAGCTTTACGTTCGTATTCTTATTAGCAGCTCTATACTCTATTATTAAGAAGAATGTGAAAATGCACCGTGGTTTCATCCTGGCAGCATTTACAACGACGTTGCTATTTTGTGTTTCTTATTTATCGTATCATTACTTAGCGCCAGCAACACATTTTGGCGGAGAAGGATTCATTAAATATGTGTATTTCATCATTTTAATTACACATATTATCCTGGCAGCAATTATTGTACCGCTTGCATTGTTTGCACTTGTATTTGGTTTTACAAATCAATTAACACGTCATCGTAAAATTGTACGTTGGACGATGCCAATTTGGTTATATGTAAGTTTATCTGGTGTTATTGTTTACTTAATGATCTCACCCTATTATCAATAA
- the gabP gene encoding GABA permease, with amino-acid sequence MDKNLKKDLKIRHITMISIGGVIGAGLFVGSGAVVHSAGPGSIVSYALAGLLVIFVMRMLGEMAAINPTSGSFATYAREAIGPWAGYTIGWLYWFFWVIVIAIEATAGAGIIQYWIPEIPLWLLSLILTILLTLTNVFSVKSFGEFEYWFSFIKVISIVLFLCLGLAVILGFVPGTEAPGTSNLVGQGGFMPNGISSVLLGITVVIFSFMGSEIVAVAAGESAEPVKAVKTATNSVIWRILVFFIGSIAVVVTLLPWNSANILKSPFVAVLEHIGIPAAAQIMNFIVLTAVLSCLNSGLYTNSRMLFSMAERGDAPKAFLKLNSSGVPVRAVLFGTFFAYIGVVFSYISPDKVFLFLVNASGGIALLVYLVIAISHFKIRKKMGKVERQNLKVKMWFFPYATYVTIAAIIAVLVAMLAIESLRSQALLTMLVTVLIIISYFIFNRKKNSTVLNPKSKNEESVRF; translated from the coding sequence TTGGATAAAAATCTTAAGAAAGATCTAAAAATACGCCACATTACAATGATCTCAATTGGCGGCGTAATAGGAGCTGGTTTGTTTGTTGGGAGTGGTGCGGTTGTACATTCAGCAGGGCCAGGTTCTATCGTTTCATATGCATTAGCAGGGCTTCTAGTTATTTTCGTTATGAGAATGCTAGGAGAAATGGCAGCTATTAACCCGACAAGTGGTTCATTTGCAACATATGCACGAGAAGCAATTGGTCCATGGGCGGGTTATACAATTGGGTGGCTATATTGGTTTTTCTGGGTAATTGTTATTGCGATAGAAGCCACAGCAGGAGCTGGTATTATTCAATACTGGATTCCGGAAATCCCGCTTTGGTTATTAAGCCTAATATTAACGATTTTATTAACATTGACGAATGTTTTTTCAGTGAAATCATTTGGAGAGTTTGAATATTGGTTTTCTTTTATTAAAGTGATAAGTATTGTTTTGTTCCTTTGTCTTGGACTAGCTGTTATTTTAGGATTTGTACCAGGAACGGAAGCACCTGGCACTTCCAATTTAGTAGGACAAGGGGGATTTATGCCAAACGGTATAAGTTCGGTGCTACTTGGAATTACTGTCGTTATATTTTCATTTATGGGATCTGAGATTGTTGCAGTAGCTGCTGGAGAATCTGCTGAACCTGTAAAAGCAGTAAAAACAGCAACAAATAGTGTAATTTGGCGTATTCTCGTATTTTTTATTGGATCGATCGCTGTAGTTGTTACACTTCTTCCATGGAATTCAGCAAACATACTGAAAAGTCCGTTTGTAGCGGTACTGGAACATATAGGAATACCAGCTGCGGCACAAATTATGAATTTTATCGTTTTAACAGCTGTACTCTCTTGTTTAAATTCGGGTTTATATACAAACTCAAGAATGCTTTTTTCGATGGCAGAAAGAGGAGATGCTCCAAAGGCGTTTTTGAAATTGAACAGTAGTGGTGTTCCAGTTCGTGCCGTTTTATTCGGAACGTTCTTCGCTTATATTGGCGTTGTTTTTAGTTACATATCTCCAGATAAAGTCTTTTTATTTTTAGTGAATGCATCTGGCGGGATTGCGTTACTCGTTTATCTTGTTATAGCTATTTCGCATTTCAAGATTCGTAAAAAAATGGGAAAAGTAGAACGACAAAATTTGAAAGTGAAAATGTGGTTTTTCCCGTATGCAACGTATGTTACAATTGCCGCTATTATAGCAGTTTTAGTTGCGATGCTTGCAATTGAATCTTTACGTTCGCAGGCACTATTAACAATGCTTGTTACTGTTCTTATAATCATTTCTTATTTTATTTTTAATAGAAAGAAAAATAGTACAGTGTTGAATCCTAAGAGTAAGAATGAGGAATCTGTTCGCTTCTAA
- a CDS encoding chitinase, which produces MLNKFKFICCTLVIFLLLPLVPFQAQAANNLGSKLLVGYWHNFDNGTGIIKLKDVSPKWDVINVSFGETGGDRSTVEFSPVYGTDAEFKSDISYLKSKGKKVVLSIGGQNGIVLLPDNAAKQRFINSLQSLIDKYGFDGIDIDLESGIYLNGNDTNFKNPTTPQIVNLISAIRTISDHYGPDFLLSMAPETAYVQGGYSAYGSIWGAYLPIIYGVKDKLTYIHVQHYNAGSGIGMDGNNYNQGTADYEVAMADMLLHGFPVGGNANNIFPALRSDQVMIGLPAAPEAAPSGGYISPTEMKKALDYIIKGIPFGGKYKLSNQSGYPAFRGLMSWSINWDAKNNFEFSSNYRTYFDAIPLEK; this is translated from the coding sequence ATGTTAAACAAGTTCAAATTCATTTGTTGTACTTTAGTCATTTTCTTACTGCTACCGCTAGTCCCCTTTCAAGCACAAGCAGCAAACAATTTAGGTTCAAAATTACTCGTTGGATACTGGCATAACTTCGATAACGGTACTGGCATAATTAAATTAAAAGACGTTTCACCAAAATGGGATGTAATCAATGTTTCCTTTGGTGAGACTGGTGGTGATCGTTCCACCGTTGAATTTTCTCCTGTGTACGGTACAGATGCAGAATTTAAATCAGATATTTCTTATTTAAAAAGTAAAGGAAAGAAAGTAGTTCTTTCAATAGGTGGACAAAATGGGATCGTTCTACTTCCTGACAATGCCGCTAAGCAACGTTTTATTAATTCTCTACAATCTCTAATCGATAAATACGGTTTTGATGGAATAGATATTGACCTTGAATCAGGTATTTACTTAAACGGAAATGACACTAATTTCAAAAACCCAACGACCCCTCAAATCGTAAATCTTATTTCAGCTATTCGGACAATCTCAGATCATTATGGTCCAGATTTTCTATTAAGTATGGCTCCTGAAACAGCTTATGTTCAAGGCGGATATAGCGCATATGGAAGCATATGGGGTGCATATTTACCGATTATTTACGGAGTGAAAGACAAACTAACATACATTCACGTTCAACACTACAACGCTGGTAGCGGAATTGGAATGGACGGTAATAACTACAATCAAGGTACTGCAGACTACGAGGTCGCTATGGCAGATATGCTCTTACATGGTTTTCCTGTAGGTGGTAATGCAAATAACATTTTCCCAGCCCTTCGTTCGGATCAAGTCATGATTGGACTTCCTGCAGCACCAGAGGCCGCTCCAAGTGGCGGATATATTTCTCCAACTGAAATGAAAAAAGCTTTAGATTATATCATTAAAGGAATTCCTTTCGGAGGAAAGTATAAGCTTTCAAATCAGAGTGGCTACCCTGCATTCCGCGGCCTAATGTCTTGGTCTATTAATTGGGATGCAAAAAATAACTTTGAATTCTCTAGTAACTATAGAACATATTTTGATGCGATTCCCTTGGAAAAATAA
- a CDS encoding metallophosphoesterase, whose protein sequence is MNTHHVKKEQKKSIVKIFIISFISIVIISISLYFYATEIERKLVTVTWNEIEASTIPKEFNNKKILQFSDVHLGPEFTLKQLENLVEKMNTLHPDIVVFTGDLIDKFGSYKAEREEAKGILQKIHASLGKYAVFGNHDRGGGGSLFYKKYMEEAGFSVLVNEVQKIKAENGKYITISGLDDFLLGKPQIDTTLKQVRQQDFNMLLVHEPDVVDKVARYPVDFQMSGHSHGGQVQIPFIGPLITTKLAESHIEGMYELEGKNKPLHLYVNRGIGTTRMPVRFWSVPELSAFVLKQNSN, encoded by the coding sequence ATGAATACACATCATGTAAAAAAAGAACAAAAGAAATCAATCGTCAAGATATTTATAATCAGTTTCATAAGTATAGTAATAATTTCAATAAGTTTGTATTTCTACGCGACAGAAATAGAGAGAAAACTAGTAACAGTTACGTGGAATGAAATAGAAGCTTCTACAATTCCTAAAGAGTTTAATAATAAGAAGATATTACAATTCTCAGATGTGCATTTAGGGCCAGAATTTACATTGAAACAACTAGAAAATTTGGTAGAGAAGATGAATACGTTGCATCCAGATATAGTAGTTTTTACAGGGGATTTAATAGATAAGTTTGGATCGTATAAGGCAGAAAGAGAAGAAGCGAAAGGCATTTTGCAGAAAATACATGCGTCCTTAGGGAAATATGCAGTGTTTGGGAATCATGATAGAGGCGGGGGCGGTAGTTTATTTTATAAAAAGTATATGGAGGAAGCTGGTTTCTCTGTGTTAGTAAATGAAGTGCAGAAAATTAAAGCGGAAAATGGCAAATATATTACAATATCAGGTTTGGATGATTTTTTATTAGGGAAGCCGCAAATAGACACGACTTTAAAACAAGTAAGGCAACAAGATTTCAATATGCTCTTAGTACATGAGCCGGATGTTGTAGACAAAGTAGCTCGTTACCCAGTTGATTTTCAAATGTCAGGACATAGTCATGGAGGACAAGTTCAAATTCCTTTTATAGGTCCATTAATTACTACAAAATTAGCTGAGAGTCATATTGAAGGTATGTATGAATTAGAAGGAAAGAATAAGCCGTTACATTTATACGTAAATCGTGGTATTGGGACAACCCGAATGCCTGTTAGATTTTGGAGTGTACCTGAACTTTCAGCATTTGTATTGAAGCAAAATAGTAACTAG
- a CDS encoding formate/nitrite transporter family protein, producing the protein MSVFTPEEITELATNSGRKKAYLSLLPMLILGFFGGAFIALGYLLDIHVIGTMPKSWGSFTSFLGAAVFPIGLILVILAGGELVTGNMMTVSMAWLHKKIDLFHFIRNLVIVTFSNFIGAVFVAYFFGHIVGLTEGAFLAKTVVIAQAKLQDTPLQAFISAIGCNWLVCLAVWLSMGSKEFIGKIIGIWFPVMTFVAIGFQHVVANMFVIPAAIFAGHLTWIEYFPNFIFVFFGNLVGGMLFVALPYFISYNKKLPSNKEQTELKKKSVSA; encoded by the coding sequence ATGTCTGTATTTACACCAGAAGAAATTACGGAGCTTGCTACTAATTCCGGAAGAAAAAAAGCTTATTTATCATTACTCCCTATGCTAATTCTCGGCTTTTTTGGTGGTGCTTTCATAGCATTAGGATATTTACTCGATATTCATGTTATTGGAACAATGCCAAAGTCTTGGGGATCGTTTACTAGTTTTCTAGGTGCCGCTGTATTCCCTATCGGTCTTATACTCGTCATTCTTGCAGGCGGTGAGCTAGTAACTGGCAATATGATGACCGTTTCAATGGCGTGGCTTCACAAAAAAATCGACTTATTTCACTTCATTCGAAATTTAGTCATTGTTACGTTTAGCAACTTCATAGGTGCTGTATTCGTTGCTTATTTTTTCGGTCATATCGTCGGATTAACAGAGGGCGCTTTTTTAGCGAAAACGGTTGTTATTGCGCAAGCTAAACTTCAAGATACACCACTGCAAGCCTTTATTTCTGCAATCGGATGTAATTGGCTCGTTTGTTTAGCTGTTTGGCTTAGTATGGGAAGTAAAGAATTTATCGGAAAGATTATCGGCATTTGGTTCCCAGTTATGACTTTTGTTGCAATTGGATTTCAACACGTTGTAGCTAATATGTTTGTCATTCCAGCTGCAATTTTTGCTGGTCATTTAACTTGGATCGAATATTTTCCAAACTTTATTTTTGTTTTCTTCGGAAACTTAGTAGGAGGTATGTTATTTGTAGCATTACCTTATTTCATATCTTATAATAAAAAACTGCCTTCCAATAAAGAGCAAACCGAATTAAAGAAAAAATCTGTATCCGCTTAA
- a CDS encoding HU family DNA-binding protein, whose translation MNKTELIKNVAQNAEISQKEATVVVQTVVESITNTLAAGEKVQLIGFGTFEVRERAARTGRNPQTGEEMQIAASKVPAFKAGKELKEAVK comes from the coding sequence ATGAACAAAACAGAATTAATTAAAAACGTAGCACAAAACGCTGAGATTTCTCAAAAAGAAGCTACTGTAGTTGTACAAACTGTAGTAGAATCAATCACTAACACTTTAGCTGCTGGTGAAAAAGTACAACTTATCGGATTCGGTACATTCGAAGTTCGCGAAAGAGCTGCTCGTACAGGCCGTAACCCACAAACTGGTGAAGAAATGCAAATCGCAGCTTCTAAAGTACCTGCTTTCAAAGCTGGTAAAGAACTAAAAGAAGCTGTAAAATAA
- a CDS encoding GNAT family N-acetyltransferase has product MLKNTIIRTFYKEDLEQVLQLFYETVHTINAKDYNVLQLQAWAPERLDRESWLHSLEKNISYVADDNGMIVGFGDYNDDHYVDRLFTHKDYQGKRIASYILQKLEKEAVNLGRGEIYTEASITAKPFFERKGFICIKERKKKHNGQIFINYVMKKIALS; this is encoded by the coding sequence ATGTTAAAAAATACGATCATTAGAACATTCTATAAAGAGGATTTAGAACAAGTATTACAGTTGTTCTATGAAACAGTTCATACAATTAATGCAAAAGATTATAACGTATTACAGCTACAGGCATGGGCACCAGAGCGACTAGATAGAGAAAGTTGGTTACATTCTTTAGAGAAAAATATTAGTTATGTAGCGGATGATAACGGTATGATAGTAGGATTTGGCGATTATAATGATGATCATTACGTAGATCGTTTATTTACACATAAAGATTATCAAGGGAAAAGGATAGCCTCATACATACTACAGAAGTTAGAAAAAGAAGCAGTGAACTTGGGGCGTGGAGAGATATATACAGAGGCGAGTATTACAGCAAAACCTTTCTTTGAAAGGAAAGGTTTTATTTGCATAAAGGAACGAAAGAAAAAGCATAATGGTCAGATTTTTATTAATTATGTAATGAAAAAAATAGCCCTCTCGTAA
- a CDS encoding heavy metal translocating P-type ATPase, protein MNEQKEANLQISGMTCAACANRIEKGLKKVDGVHDANVNFALEKTKIMYDPQKTNPQQFKEKVESLGYGIVSDKAEFTVSGMTCAACANRVEKRLNKLQGVNGATVNFALESATVDFNPDEINVNEMKSAITKLGYKLEVKSDEQDGSTDHRLQEIERQKKKFIISFILSFPLLWAMVSHFSFTSFIYLPDMLMNPWVQLALATPVQFIIGGQFYVGAYKALRNKSANMDVLVALGTSAAYFYSVYLSIQSIGSSEHMTDLYFETSAVLITLIILGKLFEAKAKGRSSEAIKKLMGLQAKTATVVRDGTEMKILIEEVVAGDIVYVKPGEKIPVDGEIVEGKSAIDESMLTGESIPVDKTIGDVVIGSTMNKNGFLKVKATKVGRDTALAQIIKVVEEAQGSKAPIQRVADQISGIFVPVVVVIAIITFAVWMIFVTPGDFGGALEKMIAVLVIACPCALGLATPTSIMAGSGRSAEYGILFKGGEHLEATHRLNTVILDKTGTVTNGKPVLTDVIVADGFHEEEILRLVGAAEKNSEHPLAEAIVEGIKEKKIDIPSSETFEAIPGFGIESVVEGKQLLIGTRRLMKKFNIDIEEVSKSMEELEREGKTAMLIAIDKEYAGIVAVADTVKDTSKAAIARLKKMGLDVVMITGDNTQTAQAIAKQVGIDHVIAEVVPEGKAEEVKKLQAQGKKVAMVGDGINDAPALATADIGMAIGTGTDVAMEAADITLIRGDLNSIADAIFMSKMTIRNIKQNLFWALAYNGLGIPIAAFGFLAPWVAGAAMAFSSVSVVLNALRLQRVKLKK, encoded by the coding sequence ATGAATGAACAGAAAGAGGCCAATCTTCAAATATCAGGAATGACATGTGCGGCATGTGCGAATAGAATTGAAAAAGGTCTGAAAAAAGTAGACGGTGTTCATGATGCAAATGTAAATTTTGCACTTGAAAAAACAAAAATAATGTATGATCCTCAAAAAACAAATCCGCAACAATTTAAGGAAAAAGTTGAATCGTTAGGATATGGAATTGTAAGTGATAAAGCTGAGTTTACTGTTTCAGGGATGACATGCGCAGCATGTGCGAATAGAGTAGAAAAGCGTTTAAATAAGTTACAAGGTGTGAACGGAGCGACAGTAAATTTCGCTTTGGAATCGGCTACAGTAGATTTTAATCCTGATGAAATTAATGTAAATGAAATGAAGAGTGCAATTACGAAATTAGGATATAAATTGGAAGTGAAATCAGATGAGCAAGACGGATCAACTGATCATCGCTTACAAGAAATTGAGCGACAAAAGAAGAAATTTATCATTTCGTTTATTTTATCATTCCCGTTACTTTGGGCAATGGTAAGTCATTTCTCATTTACATCGTTTATTTATTTACCTGATATGCTTATGAACCCTTGGGTGCAACTAGCTCTTGCAACGCCAGTTCAGTTTATTATTGGTGGGCAATTTTATGTTGGGGCCTATAAAGCGTTACGTAATAAAAGTGCTAACATGGATGTTCTTGTGGCACTTGGAACGTCGGCCGCCTATTTCTATAGTGTATATTTAAGCATTCAATCTATCGGTTCTTCGGAACATATGACAGATTTATATTTTGAAACGAGCGCGGTACTTATTACACTAATTATTTTAGGTAAATTATTTGAAGCAAAAGCAAAGGGACGTTCATCAGAAGCAATTAAAAAGTTGATGGGTTTACAAGCAAAGACAGCTACAGTTGTACGAGATGGAACAGAAATGAAAATTTTAATCGAAGAAGTAGTAGCTGGTGATATCGTTTATGTAAAGCCTGGTGAAAAAATCCCGGTAGATGGAGAAATTGTAGAAGGAAAGTCAGCAATAGATGAATCGATGTTAACAGGTGAAAGCATTCCAGTTGATAAAACAATTGGGGATGTAGTAATCGGTTCTACAATGAATAAAAATGGATTTTTAAAAGTGAAAGCAACTAAGGTAGGAAGGGATACTGCATTAGCTCAAATTATTAAAGTAGTAGAAGAGGCTCAAGGTTCAAAAGCTCCTATTCAAAGGGTAGCAGATCAAATTTCAGGTATTTTCGTGCCGGTTGTAGTTGTAATTGCTATTATCACATTTGCAGTGTGGATGATCTTTGTTACACCAGGTGATTTTGGCGGAGCACTTGAGAAAATGATAGCAGTACTTGTTATCGCTTGTCCGTGTGCATTAGGTCTTGCAACGCCTACATCTATTATGGCTGGGTCTGGAAGATCAGCTGAGTATGGTATTTTATTTAAAGGTGGAGAGCATTTAGAAGCAACGCATCGATTAAATACAGTTATTCTAGATAAAACAGGTACTGTGACAAACGGGAAGCCCGTGTTAACAGATGTAATTGTAGCAGATGGATTCCATGAAGAAGAAATACTACGTTTAGTAGGTGCGGCAGAAAAAAATTCTGAACACCCACTTGCAGAAGCGATTGTAGAAGGAATTAAAGAAAAGAAAATTGATATCCCAAGTTCAGAAACGTTTGAAGCGATCCCGGGATTCGGTATTGAATCAGTTGTAGAAGGGAAACAATTATTAATTGGTACACGTCGATTAATGAAGAAATTCAATATTGATATTGAAGAAGTTTCTAAATCAATGGAAGAGCTAGAACGAGAAGGAAAAACAGCAATGTTAATAGCAATAGATAAGGAGTATGCTGGTATAGTTGCCGTTGCAGATACTGTAAAAGATACTTCAAAAGCAGCTATCGCAAGACTTAAGAAAATGGGTCTAGACGTTGTTATGATTACAGGAGATAATACACAAACTGCTCAGGCAATCGCTAAACAAGTTGGTATTGATCACGTAATTGCAGAAGTAGTACCAGAAGGAAAAGCAGAAGAAGTGAAAAAACTGCAAGCGCAAGGTAAGAAAGTAGCAATGGTTGGAGATGGAATAAATGATGCTCCTGCTCTTGCAACGGCGGATATCGGTATGGCAATTGGAACAGGAACGGATGTAGCGATGGAAGCAGCAGATATTACGTTAATCCGTGGTGATTTAAATAGTATTGCTGATGCAATCTTTATGAGTAAGATGACGATTAGAAATATTAAGCAAAACTTATTCTGGGCACTAGCTTATAATGGCTTAGGAATCCCGATTGCAGCGTTCGGCTTCTTAGCACCTTGGGTTGCAGGAGCTGCTATGGCATTTAGTTCTGTATCGGTCGTATTAAATGCATTACGATTACAAAGAGTGAAATTAAAAAAATAA
- the copZ gene encoding copper chaperone CopZ: MEQLTLKVEGMSCGHCVNSIESSVKELNGVEQVKVQLAEGTVEVTIDSSVVTLKDIVAVIEDQGYDVQ; the protein is encoded by the coding sequence ATGGAACAGTTAACATTAAAAGTTGAAGGTATGTCTTGTGGACATTGTGTAAATTCTATTGAAAGCAGTGTGAAAGAACTAAACGGTGTTGAACAAGTGAAGGTTCAATTAGCAGAAGGCACTGTTGAAGTTACTATCGACTCATCAGTTGTAACGTTAAAAGATATCGTTGCTGTAATTGAAGATCAAGGATACGATGTTCAATAA
- a CDS encoding metal-sensing transcriptional repressor, protein MGHKEHEAVTHRSEKEKEQIINRLKRIEGQVRGIQNMIENDRYCVDILVQISAINAAMKKVGMGVLKNHTSHCVSGAIKDGNGDEAIEELMTVFERFSKA, encoded by the coding sequence ATGGGTCATAAAGAGCATGAAGCGGTAACACATAGATCAGAAAAAGAAAAAGAACAAATTATAAATAGATTAAAGAGAATTGAAGGACAGGTCCGCGGTATTCAAAATATGATTGAAAATGATCGCTATTGTGTGGATATTTTAGTGCAAATTTCAGCGATTAATGCAGCGATGAAAAAAGTAGGAATGGGTGTATTAAAAAACCATACAAGTCATTGCGTTTCAGGTGCTATTAAAGATGGCAATGGTGACGAAGCAATTGAAGAATTAATGACTGTATTTGAACGTTTTTCAAAAGCGTAA